TGTCGGCCCCGTTCCTGCACTTCGGGTTCAACCACCTCATCGCGAACTCCGTGCCGTTCCTGGTGCTGGGCGTGCTCGTCCGCATGACCGGACGCCGCGACTTCTGGGTCGCGACCCTGTGCTCGATCGTGGTGTCGGGCCTGGTGGCCTGGCTGGTGTCGGCGCCCTACACCGTCACGGCGGGCGCGTCCGGGCTGATCTTCGGCTGGCTCGGGTTCCTGCTGGTGCGGGGGTTGTTCGCCCGCAACTGGGTGCAGATCCTGGTCTCCGCCGCCGTGTTCGGCTTCTTCGGAGGCATGCTCTGGGGCGTGTTCCCGACCATGCCCGGCGTCTCGTGGCAGGCGCACCTGGGCGGCGTGCTCGGCGGCGTCCTGGCCGCCTGGTGGCTCACCCGCCGCGGTCGCGGCGCCGCGACCGTCCTGCGGTAGCCCGCGGGGCGGCGCCGGGAACCTGCGCCACAATGGGGCGCCATGGGTTCCCTGATCTACAGCAATCCCCTGGCCACCCCCGACGACGTCGCAGGCTTCCGCATGGAGGGTCCCGGCGTGGTGGGCTTCCCGCGCGGCCGTCTCCGTCTGGAGAGCCTGGCGCATCCGGACGAGGGCCAGGCGGCCAACCTGGTGTTCTGGTGCGACGAGTCCTTCGGCGACGGCATCGAGATCAGCTGGGACTTCCACCCCCTCACCGAGCCGGGGCTGGCGATCCTGTTCTTCCACGCCGTGGGATCGGAGGGCCGCGACCTGTTCGACCCCTCGCTGAAGGCCCGCACCGGCCCCTACGACCAGTACCACAGCTCCGACATCGCGGCCTATCACGTGTCCTACTTCCGGCGGATGTGGCCGACCGAGCGCCGCTTCCACACCTGCAACCTGCGCAAGTCGCCCGGCTTCCACCTCGTCGCCCAGGGCGCGGACCCGCTGCCCGGCGCCCTGGACGCCGACCCGCCCTACCGCGTCCGGGTCACCGTCGCCGACGGTGACGTGAGCTTCGCCATCGACGGCCTGACCCTGTTCCGCTGGCGCGACGAGGACGCCCCGGGCGGGCCGCGCCTGGCAGGCGGCCGCGTGGGCTTCCGCCAGATGGCGCCGCTGATCGCGGAGTACGCCAACCTCGAGGTTCACCGCCTGGGCTAGGCCTTTCGCGGGCACCGTCCGCGCGCGGGACCGGATCGGTTCGGATTAGTTTCGCCAGAACCCTTGCCAATTGGAACGTTTCATAGTTACTGTCGCCTGGTCACCCCACACGAGAGGCGGCGCGCGATGACGCGAACCACCACCCCGATCTCGCGATCAGGAACCTGGGCCGAGCGGGCCTACGAGGCCGGCAACGCCGTCCTGCTGGCGCTGCAGTTGCAGGGCCTGATGGTGCTCGGCACGCTCGCCGGCGGCGTCCTGTTCGGGCTCGCGCCCTCCCTGACGGCGGCCGCCGCCCTCGCCCGCGCCGACCGGCGCGGCGACCTCGTCCGGCCGTGGCGGGATTTCTGGCCCACCTGGCGCGCCGACCTGGTGCCCGCCACGCGCGCGGCCGCGCCGCTGGCCGGGCTCGCCCTCATCGCGGCGGCCAACCTGACCTTCGCCGCGCCGCTGGGCCTGGGGTGGGCGATCGCGTCGATCGCCGCCGCGCTCGCGATCGCGACGGCCGTCGCCTGGTTCCCGGCGCTGTACGCGCACTACGCGATGCCCTGGCCGCGCTACACGCTGCTGGCACTCGCCCTGGTGGCGCGCAAGCCGCTCGCCTCGATCATCCTGCTGTTCCTCTCCGCCGGCCTCGCCTTCCTGGCCACCTGGTCGCCCGCCATCGCGGTGTTCGTGGCCGCCGGCGCGTGGGTGCTGGTCGGCTCGCGCGTCGCGCTGAGCGCGTTCGACGAGAACGAGGAGCGGCTCGCCGACGGCCCCGAGGTGCCCGACCTCGTCGCGACGCTGCCCTCGCGCCCCCTGGATCTCTCCTAGCACGACCCCCTCGTCCCCCCACCAGTACGACACCTCGTCCCCCCACCGAAAGGACAACGACGTGCCTACCCCCAAGAAGCTGCTCGCCGTGGCTCTGAGCGCCGCCCTCGGCGTCTCCCTGGCCGCCTGCGGCGGCGCCCCGCAACAGGCCGACACCGAGGACCTGGCCACCATCACGGTCATGGGGCCGGTCCTGGATCAGCAGGCCCCCGCCGGCGACGGCATCCTCCACAAGAAGATCGAGGAGTTCACCGGCAAGAAGCTCGCCATCACCTGGGTGCCGAACTCCGCCTACGGCGACCGCACCAACGTGACGCTGGCCGCCGACAACATCCCCGAGGTGATGGTCATCCAGGACAAGGCCCCCGGCTTCGTCCGCTCGGCGCAGGCCGGCGCGTTCTGGGACCTGACCGAGAAGCTGAACTCCGGCAAGTGGCCCCACCTCAAGGCCGAGAACGAGGCGATGCAGCTCAACGCGTCCATCAACGGCAAGAACTACGGCGTGCCGCGCCTGCGCGACCCCATGCGCACCGCGGTGATCATCCGCAAGGACTGGCTGGACAAGCTCGGGCTGCAGATGCCCGAGACGACCGAGGACCTGTACGAGATCGCCAAGGCGTTCACCACCCAGGATCCCGACGGCAACGGCAAGGCCGACACCTACGGGCTCATCCTGCCCAAGTGGGGCGGCTACCAGAACGCGGGCCCCTACGACGTCATGGAGACCTGGTACGGCGCCCCGAACGGCTGGGGCGAGAAGGACGGCAAGCTCGTCCCCACGGTCGACACCCCCGAGGCGCTCGAGGCCGCCAAGTTCTTCAAGAAGCTCGTCGATGAGAAGCTGGTGAACCCCGACTACGCCTCCATGGACGCCACCAAGTGGAACGACCCGTTCGTGCAGGGCAAGGGCGGCATCATCATCGACGTCTCGTCCCGCGCCGCCGCGATCATGGGCCTGTTCAAGCAGCAGGACGCCCAGAACTTCGCCTCCTACGTCGACATGACCGGCAACCTCAAGGGCCCCGACGGCGAGAAGCGCTCCTACCCGACGCTCGGCTACGCGGGCTTCCTCGCGATCTCGCGCCAGTCGGTCCCCACCGAGGCCGAACTGGACGACATCCTCACCACGCTGGACAAGCTCGCCTCCAAGGAGGGTCAGATCCTGGAGAACAACGGCATCCAGGACGTCAGCTTCAAGGTCGACGGCGACTGGTCGGTGACCATCAAGGGCGGGGACGCCGACGTCATCAACGCCGACACCAAGTCGTTCGCGCAGCTGGGCACCAACACCGCCGGCTACGAGGCCTACACCGTGAAGCCGTCCACCGCGGACGAGGAGGCCTTCTA
Above is a window of Propioniciclava coleopterorum DNA encoding:
- a CDS encoding rhomboid family intramembrane serine protease; the protein is MSIPTGPWQSPAPAPSSWQQGQFSAPAPVVIDRRPGAVASFFFIGSWLALLWLLEGVDAVTGGALDTFGVSPRDVTELPQILSAPFLHFGFNHLIANSVPFLVLGVLVRMTGRRDFWVATLCSIVVSGLVAWLVSAPYTVTAGASGLIFGWLGFLLVRGLFARNWVQILVSAAVFGFFGGMLWGVFPTMPGVSWQAHLGGVLGGVLAAWWLTRRGRGAATVLR
- a CDS encoding DUF1961 family protein, with amino-acid sequence MGSLIYSNPLATPDDVAGFRMEGPGVVGFPRGRLRLESLAHPDEGQAANLVFWCDESFGDGIEISWDFHPLTEPGLAILFFHAVGSEGRDLFDPSLKARTGPYDQYHSSDIAAYHVSYFRRMWPTERRFHTCNLRKSPGFHLVAQGADPLPGALDADPPYRVRVTVADGDVSFAIDGLTLFRWRDEDAPGGPRLAGGRVGFRQMAPLIAEYANLEVHRLG
- a CDS encoding extracellular solute-binding protein encodes the protein MPTPKKLLAVALSAALGVSLAACGGAPQQADTEDLATITVMGPVLDQQAPAGDGILHKKIEEFTGKKLAITWVPNSAYGDRTNVTLAADNIPEVMVIQDKAPGFVRSAQAGAFWDLTEKLNSGKWPHLKAENEAMQLNASINGKNYGVPRLRDPMRTAVIIRKDWLDKLGLQMPETTEDLYEIAKAFTTQDPDGNGKADTYGLILPKWGGYQNAGPYDVMETWYGAPNGWGEKDGKLVPTVDTPEALEAAKFFKKLVDEKLVNPDYASMDATKWNDPFVQGKGGIIIDVSSRAAAIMGLFKQQDAQNFASYVDMTGNLKGPDGEKRSYPTLGYAGFLAISRQSVPTEAELDDILTTLDKLASKEGQILENNGIQDVSFKVDGDWSVTIKGGDADVINADTKSFAQLGTNTAGYEAYTVKPSTADEEAFYLKRLAIHEEDMKTAVHNPANALVSETFVSKGAQLNQILVDARLKFIAGQFTEDQYNAEVKRWHAEGGDQVIKEMNELYAKR
- a CDS encoding DUF624 domain-containing protein, which produces MTRTTTPISRSGTWAERAYEAGNAVLLALQLQGLMVLGTLAGGVLFGLAPSLTAAAALARADRRGDLVRPWRDFWPTWRADLVPATRAAAPLAGLALIAAANLTFAAPLGLGWAIASIAAALAIATAVAWFPALYAHYAMPWPRYTLLALALVARKPLASIILLFLSAGLAFLATWSPAIAVFVAAGAWVLVGSRVALSAFDENEERLADGPEVPDLVATLPSRPLDLS